A DNA window from Niabella yanshanensis contains the following coding sequences:
- a CDS encoding DUF1553 domain-containing protein, which translates to MLLSNYRVLLVISLLVVTAGTWYFFSSEKKVDFNADVKPILNKKCISCHGGVKQSGGFSVLFREEALAKTESGKPAIIPGKPDESEFIRRLTVNPEERMPYKHDALPDAEIKILKSWVKQGAEWGKHWAYIPAQKEPVPEGNEDWSKNDIDRFISDQLEANGLSPAAEADKPTLLRRVSLDLTGLPPSEAVSRKFLNDPSDKAYERLVDALLASPAYGERWTSLWLDLARYADTKGYEKDAHRSIWRYRDWLINAFNSDQPYDAFLIEQIAGDLLPDPTDAQYIATAFQRNTLTNDEGGTDNEEYRTAAVIDRVNTTWEALMGTTFACVQCHSHPYDPFKHEDYYRFMAFFNNTRDEDTFEDFPLLREYKNGDSLKFEKLKAWLSQNVKGNEKEQVIRFLKTGQPVINSVTTDAFTNSALADTKWLSLRNNGSSRLKKVNLTDKTELMFRYATGISGGLWQVHADSLKGPVIASIVLKPTDGWQVATVDIKAPEGVHDLWLTYHNPALKTPEENGATFSWFYLKQPFPGKELPGFDSAYKLYNDLITSSDYTATPILVESPSDMFRTTNIFDRGSWLSKGDAVQPGVPAVLNAMPAKAPKNRLGLAMWLTDKTNPLTARTMVNRLWEQLFGTGIAETLEDMGTQGVAPTHKELLDYLAWRFMNDHKWSVKQLLREIVMSATYRQRSEVPDELLAKDPANKLYARGPRVRLSAEQIRDQALAVSAVLSDKMFGKSVMPYQPKGIWKSPYNGADWKQSEGEDQYRRAVYTYWKRTAPYPSMIGFDAAMRDVCLPRRIRTNTPLQALSMLNDSAYLDMARHLAKRMESLGGGDPGKQIEKGYECMMYKPIHPAKLDILMGLYNKSLKTFGADAGKTMTLVADSMGRSVAKPERAAMIVVANAMLNFDEWLTKS; encoded by the coding sequence ATGCTTTTATCAAATTACAGGGTATTGCTGGTTATTTCTTTACTGGTGGTTACAGCCGGGACATGGTATTTTTTTTCATCGGAAAAGAAGGTGGATTTTAATGCCGATGTAAAACCTATTCTCAATAAGAAGTGTATCAGCTGTCACGGCGGTGTAAAGCAAAGTGGCGGCTTTAGCGTTCTTTTCAGGGAGGAAGCGCTGGCCAAAACAGAGAGTGGCAAACCGGCAATTATTCCCGGTAAACCTGATGAAAGTGAATTTATACGACGCCTTACGGTGAACCCGGAAGAGCGGATGCCCTATAAGCATGATGCGCTTCCGGATGCAGAAATAAAGATCCTGAAAAGCTGGGTGAAGCAGGGCGCCGAATGGGGGAAGCATTGGGCCTATATCCCCGCACAAAAGGAACCGGTTCCTGAAGGGAACGAGGATTGGAGTAAAAATGATATAGATCGCTTTATTTCTGACCAATTAGAAGCAAATGGTTTATCCCCGGCAGCCGAAGCCGATAAACCTACTTTGTTAAGACGTGTTAGCCTGGATCTTACCGGGTTGCCCCCTTCAGAAGCAGTATCCCGTAAGTTTTTAAATGATCCTTCCGATAAGGCTTATGAGCGGCTGGTGGATGCATTGCTGGCTTCGCCGGCCTATGGCGAAAGATGGACCTCGCTCTGGCTCGACCTGGCGCGTTATGCTGATACAAAGGGTTATGAAAAAGACGCGCATCGCTCTATATGGCGATACCGCGACTGGTTGATTAATGCTTTCAACAGTGATCAACCCTATGATGCTTTTCTGATCGAGCAAATAGCCGGAGATCTTTTGCCCGATCCTACCGACGCGCAATATATTGCCACTGCATTCCAGCGTAATACTTTAACCAATGATGAAGGGGGCACTGATAATGAAGAGTATCGCACTGCTGCAGTAATTGACCGGGTAAACACAACCTGGGAAGCTTTAATGGGAACTACTTTTGCCTGTGTACAGTGCCATAGCCACCCATACGATCCTTTTAAACACGAAGACTACTACCGGTTTATGGCTTTCTTCAACAATACCCGGGATGAAGATACTTTTGAAGATTTTCCGCTGCTCAGAGAATATAAAAATGGCGACAGCCTGAAATTTGAAAAACTAAAAGCATGGCTATCGCAAAATGTAAAGGGAAATGAGAAAGAACAGGTCATCCGTTTTTTAAAAACCGGGCAACCTGTCATCAACTCGGTTACAACGGACGCTTTTACGAATAGCGCATTGGCCGATACCAAGTGGCTCTCGCTTCGGAATAACGGCAGCAGCCGTCTTAAGAAAGTGAATCTGACCGATAAGACGGAGCTGATGTTTCGTTATGCTACAGGTATTTCCGGAGGTTTGTGGCAGGTGCATGCAGATTCGTTAAAGGGACCTGTTATAGCAAGCATAGTATTAAAGCCTACCGATGGATGGCAGGTGGCAACCGTTGATATAAAAGCGCCGGAAGGTGTGCATGATCTCTGGCTTACTTACCATAACCCTGCGTTAAAAACACCGGAAGAAAATGGCGCCACATTCAGCTGGTTTTATTTAAAGCAACCGTTTCCGGGTAAAGAATTGCCAGGCTTCGATAGTGCCTATAAGCTTTATAATGACCTGATCACTTCTTCAGATTATACGGCTACACCCATTTTAGTTGAGAGCCCCTCCGATATGTTCCGCACTACCAATATTTTCGACAGGGGCAGCTGGCTTTCGAAAGGAGATGCTGTGCAACCAGGTGTACCGGCTGTTTTGAACGCTATGCCTGCTAAGGCGCCAAAGAACAGGTTGGGACTGGCGATGTGGCTGACGGATAAAACCAACCCGCTTACGGCAAGAACCATGGTAAATCGTTTGTGGGAGCAGCTATTTGGTACTGGTATTGCAGAAACATTAGAAGATATGGGAACGCAGGGTGTGGCTCCAACGCATAAAGAACTGCTGGATTATTTAGCATGGCGTTTTATGAACGACCATAAATGGAGTGTAAAACAATTGCTCAGGGAAATAGTAATGTCTGCCACTTACCGGCAACGTTCAGAAGTGCCGGATGAATTACTTGCAAAAGACCCTGCCAATAAATTATATGCACGAGGTCCACGGGTTCGGCTTTCCGCCGAGCAGATAAGGGATCAGGCTTTGGCTGTAAGTGCTGTTTTAAGTGACAAAATGTTTGGGAAAAGTGTGATGCCCTACCAGCCAAAAGGTATATGGAAATCGCCTTATAACGGGGCAGACTGGAAGCAGAGTGAAGGTGAAGACCAGTATCGCAGGGCGGTATATACCTACTGGAAACGAACGGCTCCTTATCCGTCGATGATTGGCTTTGATGCGGCCATGCGGGATGTGTGTTTGCCCCGGCGTATACGAACCAATACGCCTTTACAGGCTTTAAGTATGCTCAATGATTCTGCTTACTTAGATATGGCCCGGCATTTAGCCAAAAGAATGGAAAGCTTGGGTGGTGGCGATCCCGGAAAGCAAATTGAAAAAGGCTATGAATGTATGATGTATAAACCCATTCATCCGGCGAAGCTGGATATTTTAATGGGCCTGTACAATAAGTCTTTAAAAACTTTTGGCGCTGATGCCGGTAAAACAATGACCCTCGTAGCAGATAGCATGGGCCGTTCTGTTGCCAAGCCCGAAAGGGCTGCTATGATAGTGGTGGCGAATGCGATGTTAAACTTCGATGAATGGCTGACGAAAAGTTAA
- a CDS encoding 2-oxoglutarate dehydrogenase E1 component encodes MKDFSYITNSSPAFIENMYHEFVANPENVDADFRKFFEGFDFAVGNGLAGKNGAAVSENGAATKSAGKNDWRKEIAVYRLILGYRNKGHLLANTNPIKKRKDRGANVELSFYGLSEADLDTEYEVGNLIGLGTTTLRNIFTHLQNWYASHVGVEFKYISDQKKVDWITNEIERNFSKPFPLEKKKRILEKLNQGVMFEKFLHTKYVGQKRFSLEGGETTIAALDAIINISAELDVKEAVIGMAHRGRLNVLANILGKTYEQIFSEFEGTGEINQTMGSGDVKYHLGYGSEIETTGGNKIHLKLMPNPSHLEAVDPVVLGFARSSANNIHDEQYDKVLPILIHGDAAVAGQGVVYELLQMSKLPGYQVGGTIHFIINNQIGFTTDFSDARSADYCTSLAAMTQSPVFHVNGDDPEAVVKCAEIATRYRSTFHDDVFIDMVCYRKHGHNEGDDPKFTQPAMYALIDKHPNPREVYVKYLLDNGEEDAKDLAKEMETKFWADLQDRLDDVKQRPLPYTYQTPELLWKQLRKATEADFDKSPVTGITEEKFNQVFNAIMTIPEGFTPLKKVDKLLKDKVKLFNEEAKLDWATAELLAFGSVMVDGADVRMSGQDVGRGTFSSRHCVLRDEVNDKPYNRLAGIPGAEGKIRMFNSLLSENAVLGFEYGYALSSPNALVLWEAQFGDFVNGAQTIIDQFITGAEQKWNRMNGLVMLLPHGYEGQGPEHSSARMERFLIACAELNIVVTNITTAANYFHALRRQLAWPFRKPLINFAPKANLRHPGTYSAQKDFLTGSFQELIDDSYVKADEVKKVLFCSGKVYYDLLERQQKEGRKDVAVVRLEQIYPLPGKQLAALYNKYKNAVWYWVQEEPLNMGAASFLQMNLKHINYGIIGRKASASTASGFMKVHKAEQEEIVNTAFTI; translated from the coding sequence ATGAAAGACTTTTCTTATATCACGAACTCATCACCTGCGTTTATTGAAAATATGTACCATGAGTTTGTTGCTAATCCTGAAAATGTAGATGCTGATTTTCGCAAATTTTTTGAAGGCTTTGATTTTGCAGTGGGGAACGGGTTGGCCGGGAAAAATGGTGCGGCTGTTTCCGAAAATGGTGCCGCCACTAAATCTGCGGGAAAAAACGACTGGAGAAAGGAGATTGCAGTATACCGGCTGATCCTGGGGTACCGCAATAAGGGACACCTTTTAGCCAATACTAACCCTATCAAAAAACGTAAAGACCGCGGAGCCAATGTAGAATTGTCCTTTTACGGTTTGAGTGAAGCTGACCTGGATACAGAATATGAAGTAGGTAATTTGATTGGCCTGGGTACTACCACCTTAAGAAATATTTTTACGCATCTGCAAAACTGGTATGCCAGCCATGTAGGTGTTGAGTTTAAATACATCAGCGATCAGAAGAAAGTAGATTGGATCACCAATGAAATTGAGAGAAATTTTTCCAAACCTTTCCCTTTAGAGAAGAAGAAGAGAATTCTTGAGAAATTGAACCAGGGGGTAATGTTTGAAAAGTTTCTGCATACCAAATACGTAGGCCAGAAGCGCTTTTCCCTGGAAGGTGGTGAGACTACTATTGCTGCCCTTGATGCGATCATTAACATATCAGCCGAGCTGGATGTAAAGGAAGCGGTAATTGGTATGGCGCACAGGGGACGATTAAATGTACTGGCGAATATTTTAGGAAAAACTTACGAGCAAATATTCAGCGAATTTGAAGGAACAGGCGAGATTAACCAGACCATGGGCAGCGGTGATGTTAAATACCACCTGGGTTATGGTAGTGAAATCGAAACTACGGGTGGCAATAAAATTCATCTGAAGCTAATGCCTAACCCATCGCATCTTGAAGCAGTTGACCCTGTGGTATTAGGATTTGCCAGAAGTAGCGCCAATAATATACACGATGAGCAGTACGATAAAGTGTTGCCTATTTTGATACATGGCGATGCGGCAGTTGCGGGGCAGGGAGTGGTTTATGAACTCCTGCAAATGTCGAAACTACCTGGTTACCAGGTGGGCGGAACCATACATTTTATTATCAATAACCAGATCGGTTTCACCACCGATTTCTCGGATGCCCGCAGTGCCGACTATTGTACGTCATTGGCTGCAATGACGCAAAGCCCGGTGTTTCATGTAAACGGAGATGACCCTGAAGCTGTGGTAAAATGCGCTGAAATCGCAACGCGTTACAGGAGCACTTTCCATGATGATGTATTTATCGATATGGTATGCTATCGTAAGCACGGGCATAATGAAGGTGATGATCCTAAGTTCACGCAACCCGCCATGTACGCGTTAATCGATAAGCATCCGAATCCACGTGAAGTATATGTAAAGTATTTACTGGACAACGGTGAAGAAGATGCAAAAGACCTGGCCAAAGAAATGGAGACTAAATTCTGGGCAGATCTGCAGGATAGACTGGATGATGTAAAGCAGAGACCATTACCTTATACCTACCAGACTCCGGAGTTATTGTGGAAGCAATTGAGAAAAGCTACAGAAGCAGATTTCGATAAAAGTCCGGTAACAGGTATTACGGAAGAAAAGTTTAACCAGGTGTTTAACGCCATTATGACAATTCCTGAAGGCTTTACTCCTTTGAAAAAGGTGGATAAGCTGCTGAAGGATAAGGTGAAATTGTTTAATGAAGAAGCTAAGCTGGACTGGGCTACCGCTGAGTTGCTGGCTTTCGGATCGGTGATGGTGGACGGTGCAGATGTGAGAATGAGCGGCCAGGATGTAGGCAGGGGTACTTTTAGTTCCCGTCATTGCGTATTAAGGGACGAAGTGAATGATAAACCTTATAACAGGCTGGCGGGCATTCCGGGTGCTGAAGGTAAGATCAGGATGTTTAACTCCCTGTTGAGCGAGAATGCAGTTTTAGGTTTTGAATATGGCTATGCGCTTTCTTCTCCCAATGCCCTGGTGTTATGGGAAGCCCAGTTTGGAGATTTTGTAAATGGTGCGCAAACAATTATTGACCAGTTTATAACCGGTGCCGAGCAAAAATGGAACCGTATGAATGGCCTGGTGATGTTGCTGCCGCATGGTTACGAAGGACAAGGGCCCGAGCATAGCAGCGCCCGTATGGAACGCTTTTTAATTGCCTGTGCGGAATTGAATATTGTAGTGACTAATATCACTACAGCGGCAAATTACTTCCATGCATTAAGAAGACAGCTGGCATGGCCTTTCAGGAAACCATTGATCAATTTTGCGCCTAAAGCCAATTTGCGTCATCCGGGTACTTATTCAGCCCAAAAAGATTTCTTAACCGGATCTTTCCAGGAGTTAATCGATGATAGTTATGTGAAGGCAGATGAGGTAAAGAAAGTGCTTTTCTGTAGCGGTAAAGTTTATTATGACCTGTTGGAAAGACAACAGAAAGAAGGACGTAAAGATGTAGCAGTGGTAAGACTGGAGCAGATATATCCTTTACCGGGCAAACAGCTGGCCGCTTTATATAATAAGTACAAGAATGCCGTATGGTATTGGGTACAGGAAGAACCCCTGAATATGGGCGCCGCCTCCTTCCTTCAAATGAACCTGAAACATATTAACTACGGTATCATTGGCAGAAAAGCCAGTGCGTCGACTGCATCAGGATTTATGAAAGTGCATAAGGCAGAGCAGGAAGAAATTGTAAATACAGCTTTTACGATCTAG
- a CDS encoding DUF1501 domain-containing protein, translated as MTKDELHNDRLQSEAAHVQMQMHTRRHFLKESAFGLGALAFGSLLSGCGGRKTDSSNHLFDPVHPLAAKPPMFPGKARAVIYIHMAGAPSQLELFSYKPELAKLDGLDCPPSLLEGKKFAFIRGVPKMLGPQAKFRQHGQSGLWLSDNLPHLANAIDDIAFINTVTTDQFNHAPAQLLMNTGSARSGRPSIGSWITYGLGTENKNLPGFVVLTSGGNNPDGGKSLWGSGFLPSVYQGVQCRSEGDPVLFIADPGGMNRDIRKASIDAINEVNREEYKAYNDPEILSRIAQYEMAYKMQISVPEVMNINDEPKYIHDMYGTRPGEACFANNVLLARKLVEKGVRFVQLFDWGWDAHGDSAGNAVDIGLVNKCRQVDKPVTALLLDLKQRGLLDETLVVWGAEFGRTPMQENRDGKTMAFKGRDHHGDAFTVWMAGGGVKGGTSYGETDEIGYSIVEGKTEAFDIQATILNQLGFNHEQFTYEFQGRPFRLTDVGGKVIHDILA; from the coding sequence ATGACCAAAGATGAATTACATAACGACCGGCTTCAAAGCGAGGCTGCTCATGTACAAATGCAAATGCATACCCGGCGACACTTTTTAAAAGAAAGCGCATTTGGTTTAGGTGCGCTGGCCTTTGGTTCCTTATTGAGTGGTTGCGGCGGGAGGAAAACCGACTCTTCCAATCATCTTTTTGATCCCGTCCACCCATTGGCGGCTAAACCCCCGATGTTCCCGGGAAAGGCGCGAGCGGTAATATATATTCATATGGCCGGTGCGCCATCCCAATTAGAATTGTTTAGTTATAAGCCGGAACTGGCGAAGCTGGACGGCCTGGATTGTCCGCCATCACTACTGGAAGGAAAAAAGTTCGCCTTTATCCGGGGCGTACCCAAGATGCTGGGACCGCAGGCCAAGTTCAGGCAGCATGGGCAAAGTGGCTTATGGTTATCCGATAATTTGCCGCATCTCGCTAATGCGATAGATGATATTGCTTTTATCAATACCGTAACTACCGATCAGTTTAACCATGCACCGGCTCAATTATTAATGAACACCGGTTCGGCACGCAGTGGCCGACCCAGTATAGGCTCATGGATCACTTACGGACTGGGTACTGAAAATAAAAATCTGCCCGGATTCGTAGTGCTTACTTCGGGTGGCAATAATCCTGACGGAGGGAAAAGCCTCTGGGGCAGCGGTTTCTTACCCAGTGTATACCAGGGTGTGCAATGTCGTAGTGAAGGCGACCCGGTATTGTTTATTGCAGATCCCGGGGGGATGAATCGTGATATCCGCAAAGCTTCTATTGACGCCATCAATGAAGTGAACCGCGAGGAGTATAAAGCTTATAATGATCCGGAAATATTGAGCCGCATCGCACAATACGAGATGGCCTATAAGATGCAGATATCGGTTCCTGAGGTGATGAATATTAACGATGAACCGAAATACATTCATGATATGTATGGCACCCGGCCCGGCGAAGCCTGCTTTGCTAATAATGTGTTATTGGCCCGCAAGCTGGTGGAAAAGGGCGTAAGGTTTGTGCAGCTATTTGATTGGGGCTGGGATGCACACGGAGATTCGGCAGGTAATGCAGTTGATATAGGGCTGGTGAATAAATGCAGGCAGGTTGATAAACCGGTTACCGCATTATTGCTGGATTTAAAGCAAAGAGGCTTACTGGATGAAACATTGGTAGTATGGGGAGCAGAATTTGGCCGTACACCCATGCAGGAGAACAGGGATGGTAAAACGATGGCCTTCAAAGGACGCGATCATCATGGAGACGCATTTACCGTATGGATGGCGGGTGGTGGCGTAAAAGGCGGAACCAGCTATGGCGAAACAGATGAAATAGGTTATAGTATCGTAGAAGGTAAAACAGAAGCCTTCGATATCCAGGCTACAATATTGAACCAGTTGGGATTTAATCATGAACAATTCACCTATGAATTCCAGGGAAGACCTTTCCGGCTTACAGATGTGGGGGGTAAAGTAATACATGACATTCTTGCTTAA
- the odhB gene encoding 2-oxoglutarate dehydrogenase complex dihydrolipoyllysine-residue succinyltransferase yields MAVDIKVPTVGESISEVTLLKWVKKTGDYVERDEVIAELESEKATFEVNAEKAGVLTTTVAEGDSINIGDIIASIDDTASKPDGSNAPAANAPKEAAPEKAAEPGQAAEPLKTTGKEVPVKIPTVGESISEVTLLKWVKKSGDYVERDEVVAELESEKATFEVNAELAGILESSVAEGDTLKIGDTIAVIKETTGKPAKAASERPAPKAEEKKVEAQKPAAATADVKATPVASAIIADKKVDPKTVKPSGFSGKIIKDDVLAALANPGKKAFDGGELFTRNQRGEKMTNLRKTISRRLVEAKNTTAMLTTFNEVDMQPIMDIRAKYKDKFKEAHGVGLGFMSFFAKACAIALSEWPTVNAYIDGDQILFHDYADISIAVSTPRGLTVPVIRNVESLGMADIEKEVINLANKAKNSKLTAEDLTGGTFTITNGGVFGSMLSTPIINIPQSAILGMHNIIQRPVAINGQVVIRPMMYVALSYDHRIIDGRESVSFLVRVKELLENPALLLVQKDPVKALLEL; encoded by the coding sequence ATGGCTGTTGATATTAAGGTGCCTACGGTGGGCGAGTCGATAAGTGAAGTAACGCTTTTGAAATGGGTAAAAAAAACAGGCGATTACGTTGAAAGAGATGAGGTAATTGCTGAGCTGGAGAGTGAAAAAGCTACTTTTGAAGTAAATGCTGAGAAAGCAGGTGTATTGACTACAACGGTTGCCGAAGGAGACTCTATTAATATCGGAGACATTATAGCCAGCATTGACGATACCGCCTCAAAACCCGACGGTAGCAATGCGCCAGCTGCCAATGCACCAAAAGAAGCAGCCCCCGAAAAAGCAGCCGAACCGGGACAGGCAGCCGAACCATTAAAAACAACCGGAAAAGAAGTTCCCGTTAAAATACCAACCGTAGGTGAATCTATCAGCGAAGTGACCTTGTTGAAGTGGGTGAAAAAATCAGGTGATTATGTAGAAAGAGATGAGGTAGTAGCAGAGTTGGAAAGTGAGAAAGCTACTTTTGAAGTAAATGCAGAGCTGGCGGGGATTTTAGAATCTTCGGTTGCAGAAGGCGATACTCTTAAGATCGGCGATACTATTGCTGTTATCAAAGAAACAACCGGCAAGCCGGCTAAAGCAGCATCTGAAAGACCAGCTCCTAAGGCCGAAGAAAAGAAAGTAGAAGCACAGAAGCCCGCAGCTGCTACTGCAGATGTGAAGGCAACACCAGTGGCTTCGGCAATTATCGCAGATAAAAAAGTAGATCCTAAAACAGTGAAACCTTCTGGTTTTTCTGGCAAAATAATAAAAGATGATGTTCTGGCTGCTTTAGCTAATCCGGGTAAAAAAGCTTTTGACGGAGGTGAATTGTTCACACGCAACCAGCGTGGAGAAAAAATGACCAACCTGCGCAAAACCATCAGCCGCAGATTGGTTGAAGCTAAAAATACGACAGCGATGCTAACTACTTTTAACGAAGTAGATATGCAGCCAATCATGGACATTCGTGCTAAGTATAAGGATAAGTTTAAAGAAGCGCATGGTGTTGGTTTAGGTTTTATGAGCTTTTTTGCCAAAGCCTGTGCGATCGCCTTATCTGAGTGGCCTACGGTTAATGCTTATATCGATGGAGACCAGATATTATTTCACGACTATGCTGATATCAGTATAGCGGTGAGCACCCCCAGAGGTTTGACCGTGCCTGTTATACGCAACGTGGAAAGCCTGGGAATGGCCGATATTGAAAAAGAAGTGATTAACCTGGCCAATAAAGCCAAAAACAGCAAGTTAACCGCTGAAGATCTTACGGGCGGAACGTTTACCATCACCAATGGTGGTGTATTCGGCTCTATGCTAAGTACGCCCATTATCAATATTCCGCAAAGCGCTATCCTGGGTATGCATAATATTATTCAGCGCCCGGTAGCCATCAACGGGCAGGTGGTGATCCGGCCGATGATGTACGTGGCGTTAAGCTATGATCACCGTATTATTGATGGACGTGAATCAGTAAGCTTCCTGGTAAGAGTGAAAGAGCTACTGGAAAATCCTGCGTTATTACTGGTTCAAAAAGATCCTGTAAAAGCCTTGCTGGAATTATAA
- the rpsT gene encoding 30S ribosomal protein S20, with product MANHKATKKDARQAAKRRERNRYYGKTTRNAIRDLKAAETTEAASKFSSVESMIDKLAKRGVIHRNKAANLKSKLAKRLNAAKAA from the coding sequence ATGGCCAATCATAAAGCTACAAAAAAAGATGCGCGTCAGGCAGCTAAACGCCGCGAAAGAAACAGATACTATGGCAAAACTACACGTAATGCTATCAGGGATTTGAAAGCAGCGGAAACTACTGAAGCAGCGTCTAAATTTTCTTCTGTTGAAAGCATGATTGATAAATTAGCTAAACGTGGCGTTATTCACCGCAATAAGGCAGCTAACTTAAAAAGCAAGCTGGCAAAAAGGTTGAATGCAGCTAAAGCAGCTTAA
- a CDS encoding response regulator transcription factor, producing MSTPPIKVTVFDDNAYRRDSLCMLINSSPGMTCAGTFFDCSNVIADVRKTAPDVVLMDIDMPNVNGIEGVKLIRMNFPKVQVLMQTVFEDDDKIFASICAGASGYILKKSTPAQLLQAVEDVYNGDAAMTASIAKKVLTAFQKNVFYENNQEISLTPREKEVLGYLVKGFSHKMVASACGLSIHTVNTHIKKIYEKLQVNSVAEAVVKALNQKLI from the coding sequence ATGAGTACCCCTCCTATTAAAGTAACTGTTTTCGACGATAACGCCTATCGCAGGGACAGTTTATGTATGCTAATCAACTCCTCGCCCGGGATGACCTGTGCAGGAACTTTTTTTGACTGCAGCAATGTGATTGCTGATGTCAGGAAAACGGCACCCGATGTGGTGCTGATGGATATTGATATGCCCAATGTAAATGGCATTGAAGGTGTGAAACTGATCAGGATGAACTTTCCCAAAGTTCAGGTTTTAATGCAAACAGTTTTTGAAGATGATGACAAGATATTTGCCTCTATTTGTGCGGGTGCTTCAGGATATATTTTAAAGAAATCAACACCTGCCCAGTTATTGCAGGCTGTAGAAGATGTGTATAACGGTGATGCAGCCATGACCGCATCTATTGCAAAAAAGGTATTGACCGCCTTTCAAAAAAATGTTTTCTACGAAAACAACCAGGAAATATCATTAACTCCCAGGGAGAAGGAAGTACTGGGCTACCTGGTAAAAGGATTCAGCCATAAAATGGTAGCCTCTGCCTGCGGATTAAGCATTCATACCGTAAATACGCATATTAAAAAAATATACGAAAAGTTACAGGTGAATTCAGTTGCAGAAGCCGTAGTCAAAGCATTAAACCAAAAATTAATATAA
- a CDS encoding RsmB/NOP family class I SAM-dependent RNA methyltransferase has translation MSNTKIQDPVFRRFYSHLNSAVTILQLYDGRIPFAHFVKNYFSQHKKFGSKDRRQISELCYCYFRLGRSYPQLATGQKIVKGYWLSKASWPDEWLAFFDSFHLPKESPDHIFPAVHSFSAGINNDAFTRSHLIQPDLFLRVRPGHKGAVTDKLKTADIPFVLTDDSLRLSNSVRVEDLVRLNQEVVVQDLSSQRVAKLLQLYQTVNKNEMVPLVWDCCAASGGKSILANDILQQMELTVSDIRPTILFNLKKRFQEARVKNYRAFVGDATSANPGRLFDLIIADVPCSGSGTWARTPEQLLYFEPGSIDAFVKLQSSITANIIQYLKPGGYLLYITCSVFEKENEGQVNLLQNKGLQLVEQLVLKGYKQKADTMFAALMKAPM, from the coding sequence ATGAGCAATACTAAAATACAGGATCCGGTATTCAGGCGTTTTTATTCGCACCTGAATAGTGCCGTAACCATTTTGCAATTGTATGATGGCCGCATACCGTTTGCTCATTTTGTTAAGAATTATTTTTCACAGCATAAAAAATTCGGCAGCAAAGATCGCAGGCAGATATCCGAACTCTGCTACTGCTATTTTCGTTTGGGCCGATCCTATCCCCAACTAGCAACCGGGCAAAAAATAGTGAAAGGCTATTGGCTTTCAAAAGCCTCCTGGCCGGATGAGTGGCTTGCTTTTTTTGACAGTTTTCATTTACCTAAAGAGTCTCCTGATCATATCTTTCCAGCGGTACATTCATTCAGTGCGGGAATCAACAATGATGCATTTACCCGGTCTCATTTGATACAACCCGACTTGTTCCTTCGTGTAAGGCCAGGGCATAAAGGCGCTGTGACTGACAAACTCAAGACTGCAGATATTCCGTTTGTTTTGACGGATGACAGTTTACGGTTAAGCAATAGCGTTCGCGTGGAAGACCTGGTGCGATTGAACCAGGAAGTGGTGGTACAGGACCTCAGCTCTCAAAGGGTAGCTAAGCTGCTGCAGCTATACCAAACAGTAAATAAGAATGAGATGGTTCCGCTTGTTTGGGATTGTTGTGCTGCCAGCGGTGGAAAGTCGATACTGGCCAATGATATATTGCAGCAAATGGAACTTACCGTATCGGATATAAGACCTACTATTCTTTTCAATTTAAAGAAAAGGTTCCAGGAAGCCCGGGTAAAAAATTACCGTGCTTTTGTTGGGGACGCTACCAGTGCGAACCCGGGCAGGTTGTTTGATCTGATCATTGCCGATGTTCCCTGCAGCGGTAGCGGTACCTGGGCACGCACGCCGGAGCAATTGCTTTATTTTGAACCGGGCAGCATTGATGCATTTGTGAAACTGCAATCCTCTATTACAGCCAATATCATTCAATATCTGAAGCCCGGCGGATACCTGCTTTATATTACCTGTTCGGTATTCGAAAAAGAAAATGAAGGTCAGGTCAACCTACTTCAAAATAAAGGATTACAGCTGGTTGAACAACTGGTTTTAAAGGGGTATAAACAAAAAGCAGATACGATGTTTGCCGCTTTAATGAAAGCGCCTATGTAG